The following are encoded together in the Panthera leo isolate Ple1 chromosome B4, P.leo_Ple1_pat1.1, whole genome shotgun sequence genome:
- the TAC3 gene encoding tachykinin-3 → MRSALLFAAILAISLAHGLGAVCEDSREQVVPGGGHNKKDLDLYQLPPSLLRKLYDSRSVSLDGLLKMLSKASVDPKESPLPQKRDMHDFFVGLMGKRNSQPDTSIDVNQENVPSFGTLKYPPSVE, encoded by the exons ATGAGGAGTGCCCTGCTGTTCGCAGCCATTCTGGCCATTAGCCTGGCTCACGGTTTGGGGGCTGTCTGTGAGGACTCACGGGAGCAGGTGGTGCCCGGTGGGGGCCACAACAAG AAGGACTTGGACCTCTACCAGCTGCCTCCATCTTTGCTCCGGAAACTCTATGACAGCCGCTCAGTCTCTCTGGATGGATTGCTCAAAATGCTGAGCAAGGCTAGCGTGG ATCCTAAGGAATCGCCACTTCCCCAGAAAC GTGACATGCACGACTTCTTCGTGGGACTTATGGGCAAGAGGAACAGCCAGCCAG ACACTTCTATTGATGTAAACCAAGAGAATGTCCCCAGCTTTGGCACCCTCAAGTATCCCCCCAGTGTGGAATGA